Genomic DNA from Candidatus Sulfurimonas marisnigri:
AAAGCTTTAACATCGAACCACCTAAAGGCATGCTTTTGTATGGACCTCCTGGTACTGGAAAGACGATGCTGGCAAAAGCCTTTGCTAAAGAAGCTGAGTTGCCTTTTATCTCAGTAACAGGACTTGAATTACTCCAGCCTGAAAAGACTCAGCAGATATTTTCTAAAGCTAAGGAGTACGCACCGGCTATTATCTTTATTGATGAAATCGATACCATTGGAAAGCGTGAGGGAGAAAATAGTAATACCGTACCTATTAATAAATTGTTATCGGAGATGGATGGGTTTTCGGGAAAAAAAGGTGAACATATCTTTGTCATTGCTGCAACTAACTATAAAGAAAATATAGACAGTGCTATCATCAGACCGGGAAGGGTAGAAATCCATATAGAGATTAATAACCTTGATAAAGATGCAAGAGAATATTTCTTAAACCAAATCATTGAGAAAAAACCCGCAAGTGGTGCATTTGATATGAATAAGCTGCTAATGTATACCGCTGGATTTACAGGTTCACAACTCGAACTTTTAGGTAAAGAAGCTTCGTTTTATTGTTTACGTCACGGTTTACCTGCAATTACACAAGATATTTTAATTGAGCAGATTAATATGATTAAATACGGTGAGAGACAGTCCTATTTATCTCTTGAAGAGATGTTTGAAGAGACAGCGATCTATGAAGCGGGACGTACTGTAATCTCTAAAGTTTTAATGCCTCATATTCATATTGAACATGTTAGTTTAACTCCAAAAGACAATAATGAACATTTTGTTTCACTCAATTATAATGATGTTCAAGAGAATATGACAGTCAAAGATTTTAAAGACAAAATATGCGTATCTTTAGCAGGAAGAACAGCCCAAATAAAAAAGTTTGGTGACATTGATGGTATGGATACAGGTGCTTCCAATGACTTGCAACAAGCCACACGTGATGCGTATACGGCAATTGCACATTATGGAATGGATAAGGGAGTTGGATACATAAATATCAATGGTGTAATGGATGCAAAAGAAAACTCTATAAGTAGTAAAGATACAAAACACTATCATGAAAAAATTGAAACTGCACTTGAACGCTGGATGCTTGAAGGTGAAAAACATGTTACAGGTTTAGTCAATGAATATTGGAGTACTATAGAGAGCTTATCAAAATTACTTCTTGAGAAAGAAATTATTTACGAAGATGAATTGGATGAAATTCTAGCTAGATAATGCTAAACAGGGTTGCTGATAGTAGAACAATATCTTATTCATTTCTATTCAAGTAAACAAATAAACAAAGGAACAAAGATTATGATGACACAAGAACAACTACCTATGGTCGCAATACCAAGTATGAATAATACTCATCTAGAAGAGATGTTAATTATAAATAAACTCGAAACTGCTGCAAGGGATAATGACACAGGTACAGTGTCTAAAATATTAGAAGAGTTGCTGAAACATACAGTCATGCATTTTGTCGATGAAGAAGATATGATGGAAAAAGGACTGTTTCCTGATTTCAATACGCATAAAAGTGAGCATGACAGACACTTGCACGAACTCAAATCTTTATTAAAATATTTTGAAAAAAATAAAGACACAAAAGCCATACTTGTTTATATTGAAGGTGCTTTAACACCATGGCTAATTCACCATATGGAAACTATGGATACTGTAATGGCTACGTATATACAAGCAGAATCTTCTACTAAGGGAAGTACAACATGAAACTGTTAAAGTACTAAGGATAAAGAGGCTTGTTTCCTAATAAAATAGCCCATCCCTCTTTATTTTTTTCGTCGTCATGACGAGCAGGAAAGTCCAAGGTTTTTGTACTCTTCGGGTGTATCTCCTGCGAAATGCTCAAATTCTGGTAGTTCATCATACGGATGTGCTGCAATATATAACAGCGTTTCCACCATTGAATAGTCACCACCCTCAGCCTGTGTTATAGCTTTTTGAAGCATATAGTTTTTCAAAATGTACTTTGGATTACTATTTAGCATCTCTTTTTGACGTTGGGATTGAGTACGTGTTTCCTGTGATAGACGATCATCATATAGCTTAAGCCATTTGTCCAGTATCACAGGCTCCATAACAATATCATACAGTGGTGTTTTATCACCGTTATAGCGACTAAGTGTTCGGAAGAAAAGAGTGTGATCAACGAAGACGTTATGCAGTGTTTCCACAAGTTCTTCAATCAGTAAGGCGTCATCATCTAGCTTCATAGAGAGTCCAAGTTTGTCACGCATGATATCAACATATGCATTTGGATAAATAAAGGCACCGAAGTCATCGAGTTTTTGCTGCATCCTCTCTTTTGAAATGATTGGAGAAAGTGCTTTTGAAAGCATAGTAAGATTCCAGTAGGAAATATTAGGCTGTTCTCCGTAACTATAGCGTCCGGCACGGTCAGTATGATTGCAAATATAACCATACCTGAAATCATCAAGCATAGCAAAAGGGCCATAGTCAATAGTAAGACCTTCTATTGACATATTATCGGTGTTCATGACGCCGTGATTAAACCCTATCGCTTGCCATTGTGCAATCAATTTTGCAGTACGCTCAACAACTTCGCAAAACATTTTGAAAAAGCGGTCGTCATCATCTTTGAAGTGTGGGTACGATTCAACAATGACGTACTCAGTAAGCATCTCAAGCTTACTATACTCACGCCTATAGTAAAAGTACTCAAAGGTACCAAAACGCACCCAGCTAGTCGACATACGCATGACGATAGCCGCTTGCTCTATGCTATTACGAATGACTTTAGTCTTTGATCCGATGATACCAAGAGCTCTGGTCGAAGGAATGCCCAGATGGTGCATCCCTTCGCTCATCAGATACTCACGTATAGATGAGCGTACAACTGCCCTTCCGTCTGCCATACGAGAATAGAGTGTTTCACCGCTACCTTTGAGCTGTAAGTTCCAGCCATTAACGCTTCCCAAGTTGATAGTTCTTCCATCTCCTAGCCATGGGTTATAATTACCAAACTGATGTCCAGCATAGCACATGGCAAAAGGACGTGAACCTTTAGGTATAAAAGTACCATTGAGAAGTGCAACAAAATCAGGATCATTACAACTATTGCTATCAAGATCGATCAGTTTTGCAGCCTCAGGATTAAAGCTGATTAGATAAGGTTCATCAAGCGGCGTAGGGTCGGTTAAATCATAAAATTCGCTATCCAATGAAAGGTAGGTAGTTTGAAGTATCATATTATCAAGTATCATGATGAAATTTTACATTTGTTGTTCTAAATAGCAGATAGCATATGCAGAGTAATTTGTCATCCTTTGTAAGTACTAAGAAAAAGAGATTCACTCAACTTGCTGATACTTTTTCTTTAGTCACTCAATAGAAAAGGGCTTAGATTTACACTTCAATTCATAGGCCTCATTCACACCTGCAATAAACGAACCTGTAAACATTTCTGCCAAGTCTTCATCTTCATGTTCATCATCATAATGATATTGAGCAAACCCAAAGAAATCATCAGGTGTAATTTCACATTCACACATTTTGTTTATGGCGTCCATATAATGATCATTAAAGAATAGCGTTGCTATTTCTTCTCCTTGATAAACGTGCTCACTATGATCATCAATCTCTTTATAACACTTTTGCTGATATAGTAACGCTTCAAGTTCGTCAATTTTATCAGCTTCTGCCACTGATGCAGATCCATTTTTTAGAATGCTCATAACTATCTTATGCATTTCTGCTATTATTCTTGCTTGTTCACTCATTTTATCTCCTTTTTGATATCTTAGAAAAACTTTATAAACTCCAAAATATTTTGATACTATTAAAACCTAAACTTAGGGTGTTGACTACCTATCTATTGAGTATAATACTGAATAATTGTTGAGTATAAGCATAAAGTAGAAGTAGCCTCTTCCCCTTTGTTTTTATCTATAGAAAACCTACTCAAAAAGTGAGTCGAGATTTGAAATCTCACTATCTTCTAAAGTAATATCAAAACTCTGCAGATCACTTTGCATATGCTCCAGGTCCGTAGTTCCTGTCAAAGGTGTGATGCCAATCTGATGAAGGTAGGCAAAAAACAATTGTATAACATTCTTATTGTACTTTTTACTAAGCCCAAGGAGTTCTTTGCTTTGAAGTATGTGAGGGTTTGCAGTGAGTGTCCAAAAACTTTGGTAGATTATATTATTTATTTTACAAAAGCTACGTATCTCTTTGTCATAGCCGCTATCTTGATAAAACCTGTTCTGAACTACAGAAGGTTTTATATTTGCCATGTCGTAAAGACGTTGCAGAGTCTGAAGGTTATAGATATTTGAGATACCTA
This window encodes:
- a CDS encoding bacteriohemerythrin, encoding MMTQEQLPMVAIPSMNNTHLEEMLIINKLETAARDNDTGTVSKILEELLKHTVMHFVDEEDMMEKGLFPDFNTHKSEHDRHLHELKSLLKYFEKNKDTKAILVYIEGALTPWLIHHMETMDTVMATYIQAESSTKGSTT
- a CDS encoding protein adenylyltransferase SelO → MILDNMILQTTYLSLDSEFYDLTDPTPLDEPYLISFNPEAAKLIDLDSNSCNDPDFVALLNGTFIPKGSRPFAMCYAGHQFGNYNPWLGDGRTINLGSVNGWNLQLKGSGETLYSRMADGRAVVRSSIREYLMSEGMHHLGIPSTRALGIIGSKTKVIRNSIEQAAIVMRMSTSWVRFGTFEYFYYRREYSKLEMLTEYVIVESYPHFKDDDDRFFKMFCEVVERTAKLIAQWQAIGFNHGVMNTDNMSIEGLTIDYGPFAMLDDFRYGYICNHTDRAGRYSYGEQPNISYWNLTMLSKALSPIISKERMQQKLDDFGAFIYPNAYVDIMRDKLGLSMKLDDDALLIEELVETLHNVFVDHTLFFRTLSRYNGDKTPLYDIVMEPVILDKWLKLYDDRLSQETRTQSQRQKEMLNSNPKYILKNYMLQKAITQAEGGDYSMVETLLYIAAHPYDELPEFEHFAGDTPEEYKNLGLSCSS